Below is a window of Clavibacter michiganensis subsp. tessellarius DNA.
AGCAGTTCCCGACGGGCGTCCGCTACAGCGGCGTCTCGCTCGGCTACCAGGTCGGCAGCATCTTCTCGGTCGGGCTCACGCCGCTCCTCGCGGTGCTGTTCCTGCAGTGGGGCGGCGGATCCCCGTGGATCCTCTGCGCCTACATCGGGCTGTACGCGGTGCTGACGATCGCGGCGGCGGTCGCGGCGAAGGATCCGGCGCGGGAGGCGATCGACCGGCGGCGGGGTGCCGCTGCCTCCGGGTCCGCTTCCGGCTCCGCCGACGACGACGCGCCCGGATCCGTCGCGGTCGAGCTCCGCGAGCGGGAGCGCGCGACGACGCGATAGGCGCGGGTAGCCGAGGGGCGAGGCGGATGCGCCCCGCCCCTCTTCGCGTCCTGCGGCCGTCCGCGCTCCCGGCCTGGTCGCGGAGGGACGGCTCGTCCGCGGAGGGACGGCACCCGTATCGTGGCGCCATGACCGCCGCGCCGACCGTCCGCCCCGCCGTGCCCGCCGACGCCGACGGGATCGCCGAGGTGCACATCCGCACCTGGCAGGAGACGTACGCGCACCTGCTCCCGGCGTCGTACCTCGACGGGCTCGACGTCGCGACGCGGGCCGAGGACTGGCGCCGGACGCTGACCTCCTCGTCCTCAGCGCCGCCATGGGTCGCCCTCGACGGCGACCGGATCGTCGGATTCGCCCTCTCGGGACCGGCGCGCGACGAGGATCCGCCCCGTCCCTTCCAGCTCTACGCGATCAACGTGATCGCGTCCGCGCACGGATCCGGCGCCGGCCAGGCCCTGTTCGACGCAGCCGTCGGCGACTCGCCCGCCTACCTCTGGGCCGCCGACGACAACCCGCGCGCCGAGGCGTTCTACCGCCGGAACGGCTTCGTCCGCGACGGCGGCGTGGAGCGGCAGGTGTACCAGGGGGCGGAGATGGTCACGGTGCGGATGGTGCGGTGAGGGTGGGCGTCGTGGGGTCGCCCGGGAAGATCGCCCCCGCACGGCCGTCAGGGACGAAAGTCGCCTGGCGTGGGAAGCGGGTCCTTTATGCGCATCACACGTTCGATCTTCCGCAAGCTCCCGATCAGCCGCCCCCGGAGCTGCATGAGTCTGAACTGCCAGAGCTCCGGCGTCTGCTCGTATGACTCCTTCTAGTCGGCGCAATACCGCACCATCTCGTGAAGGGCTTCTCGCAGGCGCTCGTTCGGAGAAATTTCATCACGGAGGGCGCTGATCCGCTTCTGAGCCGAGTGGACGCTGTCGAAGCAGTACTGAGCAGCCGGCTCATCGCCCGTCGCCTCCATGGGAGTGATCAGCTCGAAGGCACGCCGCACCGCCAGATCATCCGCCAGGTTGAACACCAGCTGACGGTTCTTGCGCCGAAGCTGAAGCAAGTAGGAGACGATCGCGATCCCGACCGTCAGCGATGCACCCACTGCCGTCACTATGAGGTCGGGAATGAATGTCGACCAGCTCATCAGATGTCCCTGCGCGTCACATCGTGTTCCAGTGGTACTTCCCGCTGGCGTCCGGGCCCTTGCCGCCGCACCTGTAGCTGCGTCCGTTGTCGGCCTGCGCCACAGCGCCCACCGAAGAGCAGAAGCCGCCGGGGTTGATGCCGCCGGTCTGCTGCGCCGGCTCGGGAGCAGGCGCAGGGGCCGCCGGAGCCGGTGCGGGCGCGACGGGCGCCGGAGCGGGAGTCGCCGGCTTCGGCGCGGGAGCCGGTGCGACGGGTGCCGGGGCCGGAGCCGGCGCGACCGTCGGCTCGACGGTGGGCGCCGGGGCGGGCGCCAGCAGCGTGAGCGTCACGATGGATCCGGCATCGACGCGCGACCCGGGCGCCGGGCTCTGCGACTTCACGGTCATGCCGTTCGTGAGGGCGGTCTTCTCGCCCGACTCGAGCACGTACTGGACGACGTAGCCGGCCTCGCGGAGGAGCGACCCGGCGCCCGCCGCGGTCTTCGCGCTGACGTCCTCGACGACGTGGACGACCGGCGTGGGCGTCGCCGACGGCGTGGGGGTGGGGCTGGGAGTCGATGACGCGCTCGCGCTGATCGCCTC
It encodes the following:
- a CDS encoding GNAT family N-acetyltransferase, whose protein sequence is MTAAPTVRPAVPADADGIAEVHIRTWQETYAHLLPASYLDGLDVATRAEDWRRTLTSSSSAPPWVALDGDRIVGFALSGPARDEDPPRPFQLYAINVIASAHGSGAGQALFDAAVGDSPAYLWAADDNPRAEAFYRRNGFVRDGGVERQVYQGAEMVTVRMVR